The Faecalibacter bovis genome includes the window AACCTTGTCGTCTTCTAAAATTTCAACTTTACGAACGACTCCTAAATCAAGGACGCTAATCACTGGAATTTCAGGATCAGGAACTTCCTCCAACCATTGCCAAATCTCTTTTTCTGTTACCATTGTAAGTTTGGATATGTTCTTTGCATATATTGCAACTCTGTTAAAATATAACCTAAATGTTCTGTATGAACACCTTCTTTACCACCTTTTTGTGCAAATGCATTTTCAATATCTGCAGTTAAAGTAGCTTCTTCTAAGATTTCGTTTACTTTTGCTAACCAAGCTGCTTTAAAATCAGCTGCATCATCAATTAAACCTTCTTCGATTAAAGCTTTTTGGTAAGAAGCTGGAATGAAAGCTTCATTTACGTAAGGCAAAATATCATTAACAGATTGTTGAATTTTATCGTGAGATTCTTGCGTACCATCACCTAAACGAATCATCCATTCAGAAGACCATTTAGCATGGTATTTTACTTCTTTTAATGATTTTTCTGCGATAGATTGTAATTTTAAATCTTTTGCTTTTAACAACTGCTCTAACAACATTACATGGTAAGTGTCGTAGAAAAATTGACGTGCAACTGTATCACCGAAATGACCGTTTGGTAATTCAACTAATAATAAGTTTTTGTATTCACGTTCTTCACGCAACATTGCTAAAGTATCTTCAGTAGCTCCATTACCAATCATTTCAGCAGCATACTCATAGTAATTAGATGTTTGACCTAATAAATCTAATGAGATATTTGTGATTGCAATATCTTGCTCTAAAATTGGTCCATGACCACATAATTCAGCAAGGCGTTGCGCTAAAATTAGATTAGTATCTGCTAAATGCAAGATAAAATCGATGTAATTTTGATTGTTTTGATATACTGTTGCAGTCATAAATTACATGTTTTTAATTTCTTCAGGAACATCATAAAATGTTGGATGACGATAAACTTTATCTTCAGCTGGATCAAAAAATTGCTCCGCTTCATCTGGATTTGAAGCATGAATATTACAAGATTCAACAACCCAAATACTAACACCTTCCATACGACGAGTATAAACGTCACGAGCATTTTCTAATGCCATTTTTTCGTCAGCAGCGTGTAAGCTTCCAACGTGTTTGTGATCTAATCCTTGTCTACTTCTAATGAATACTTCCCATAAAGGCCAATCTCTATTTTCCATTTTATTTTATGCGTTTTTGCGTTGTTCTTGATTTAATTGTCTTTGTTTTCTCTTTTCTTGGTAAGCTGTTGCAGCATCGCGTACCCAAGCTCCATTTTCATGAGCTTTACGACGAGCATCTAAACGTTGTTTGTTACATTTTCCGTTACCTTTAACAACATTCCAGAATTCTTCCCAATCAATTTCTCCGAAATCGTAGTGACCTCTTTCCTCGTTCCATTTTAAATCTGGATCAGGAATAGTTAATCCTAAATATTCAGCTTGGTGAACAGTAATATCTACGAAACGTTGACGTAATTCGTCATTAGAGAAACGTTTAATTCTCCATTTCATTGATAATTCTGAGTTTGAAGAATCTTCGTCTTTTGGACCAAACATCATTAAAGTTGGCCACCACCAGCGATTCATTGCATCTTGCATCATTGCTTTTTGCTCTTCTGAACCACGAGATAAAACTACTAAAGATTCGTACCCTTGTCTTTGGTGGAAAGATTCTTCTTTACAAACACGTACCATTGCACGAGCGTATGGTCCGTAAGAAGTACGACATAATGGGACTTGATTTAAAATCGCTGCTCCGTCAACTAACCATCCAATCATACCTATATCAGCCCATGTTAAAACTGGGTAATTAAAGATTGATGAGTATTTTGCTTTACCAGAATGTAAATCATTTAATGTTTGAATACGAGAAACACCTAATGTTTCTGCTGCACAATATAAATATAATCCGTGACCAGCTTCATCTTGAACTTTTGCTAACAAGATTTTCTTTCTGTTTAAAGAAGGAGCTCTTGTTATCCAATTTGCTTCTGGCAACATCCCTACAATTTCTGAGTGAGCATGTTGTGAGATTTGTCTAATTAATGTTTTGCGGTATGCTTCAGGCATCCAATCTTTTGGTTCGATACGAACCTCATTATCGATTTTTTCGTCGAATAATTTTTGTAAATCAATTTCTTTAGCGCTCATAGCTTTTTCTTTTTTCAGTTGAATAAATTACTTGATATCAAAATTAACTACTACTTCTTCTGAACGAGGATGCGCTTGACATGATAAAACAAATCCTGCCTCAACTTCATCTAGCTCTAATGAGTAATTGATATCCATATGTACCTCACCTTTTTCAACTTTACACTTACATGTAGCACAAACACCACCTTTACAAGCATAAGGTAAATCGGCACCATTTTTTAAAGCTGCATCTAAGATTGTCTCACCATGGTAACCTAAATCAATAATTAAAGCCGAAGCATCTAATTTGATTGTTAACTTACTCATTGTATCATCAGAATCTGTTACTGCATTTTGGTGTTCAACCTTTTTAGCTTCTGCTGTAGCACTGTAAAATAATTCGAAATGAACTTTTTTATTATCTACACCTGCTTCAACGAAAGCGTCACGACCGCTTAAAATCATTTCTTCCGGTCCGCATAAGAATACTTCATCAACTTGTTTAGGATCGATAATGTTTTGTAAAAAATAATCAATTTTTTCACGATCGATTCTACCACTTAAAATTTCAGCATCAGCGATTTCACGGCTCAAAATGTTGTAAACACTTAAGCGATCCATGTACTTATTTTTTAATGCTTCAATTTCTTCTTTGAAGATGATATTTCCTTTGTTACGGTTTCCGTATAATAGCACAAATTTGCTATTAGGTTCTGTGTTAAGAACTGCTTTCATGATTGACATTACTGGAGTAATACCAGATCCTGCAACAATTCCTACATATAATTTTTCGTTAGTACTTTCAACTTCTGTAAAGAAATTTCCTTGAGGAGTCATTACATCTAATGTATCTCCTACTTGTAAAGAATCATTTACATAAGTTGAAAAAACTCCGTTTTGAATTTTTTTAACTGCTACTCTTAATTCGCCTTCAGTTGGGCAAGAACAAATAGAGTAAGAACGTCTAATTTCTTGATCGTCTTTAATATCTTTAAACGTAAGGTATTGACCTTGTTTAAATTTAAATTCGTTTTGTAATTCAGTTGGCACATCTAAAACAACAGAAACACATTCAGGCGTTTCGCGTTTTACTTGTTTAACTGTTAATTTGTGAAAATTGATTGCCATTACTTTAAGCTTAATTTTTTAATCCGTGTACTAAAAACGTTGTTAAATCATGTTTTAATTCGTCAGGTGTTACATCACGTCCAGGACGATACCATAATTCAATCCAACGTAAAGATGATAATAAGGTGAAAAGAGCCACTGAAACATGTAACTGTCTGAATTCGCCGGCTTGCATACCTTTTGTTAAGATATTAGCAATACGATTTTCATATCCTTTACGAACTTCTTTGTATAATTTCTTTTTAGGATCTGAAAGATTTTTCCAATCGTTGTTTGCAACTGATACATCATTTGGTCTTTCAATCATTAATTTAATATGTAAATCTATTAAACCTTTTAATTTATCAGTATACGTCCAATCTCTTTCTTCAATTTCAGTGATAAAAGACAAGTATTCGTGCGCAACACTGAAACAAATCTCTTCTAAGATTTCGTCTTTTGAACGAATGTGATTATAAAGACTAGCTGCTTC containing:
- a CDS encoding TetR/AcrR family transcriptional regulator produces the protein MAKQSRKELIINEAAIIFKQKGYSATSMRELAEKVGIEAASLYNHIRSKDEILEEICFSVAHEYLSFITEIEERDWTYTDKLKGLIDLHIKLMIERPNDVSVANNDWKNLSDPKKKLYKEVRKGYENRIANILTKGMQAGEFRQLHVSVALFTLLSSLRWIELWYRPGRDVTPDELKHDLTTFLVHGLKN
- the paaC gene encoding 1,2-phenylacetyl-CoA epoxidase subunit PaaC; this encodes MTATVYQNNQNYIDFILHLADTNLILAQRLAELCGHGPILEQDIAITNISLDLLGQTSNYYEYAAEMIGNGATEDTLAMLREEREYKNLLLVELPNGHFGDTVARQFFYDTYHVMLLEQLLKAKDLKLQSIAEKSLKEVKYHAKWSSEWMIRLGDGTQESHDKIQQSVNDILPYVNEAFIPASYQKALIEEGLIDDAADFKAAWLAKVNEILEEATLTADIENAFAQKGGKEGVHTEHLGYILTELQYMQRTYPNLQW
- the paaA gene encoding 1,2-phenylacetyl-CoA epoxidase subunit PaaA, yielding MSAKEIDLQKLFDEKIDNEVRIEPKDWMPEAYRKTLIRQISQHAHSEIVGMLPEANWITRAPSLNRKKILLAKVQDEAGHGLYLYCAAETLGVSRIQTLNDLHSGKAKYSSIFNYPVLTWADIGMIGWLVDGAAILNQVPLCRTSYGPYARAMVRVCKEESFHQRQGYESLVVLSRGSEEQKAMMQDAMNRWWWPTLMMFGPKDEDSSNSELSMKWRIKRFSNDELRQRFVDITVHQAEYLGLTIPDPDLKWNEERGHYDFGEIDWEEFWNVVKGNGKCNKQRLDARRKAHENGAWVRDAATAYQEKRKQRQLNQEQRKNA
- the paaB gene encoding 1,2-phenylacetyl-CoA epoxidase subunit PaaB; its protein translation is MENRDWPLWEVFIRSRQGLDHKHVGSLHAADEKMALENARDVYTRRMEGVSIWVVESCNIHASNPDEAEQFFDPAEDKVYRHPTFYDVPEEIKNM
- the paaE gene encoding 1,2-phenylacetyl-CoA epoxidase subunit PaaE, which produces MAINFHKLTVKQVKRETPECVSVVLDVPTELQNEFKFKQGQYLTFKDIKDDQEIRRSYSICSCPTEGELRVAVKKIQNGVFSTYVNDSLQVGDTLDVMTPQGNFFTEVESTNEKLYVGIVAGSGITPVMSIMKAVLNTEPNSKFVLLYGNRNKGNIIFKEEIEALKNKYMDRLSVYNILSREIADAEILSGRIDREKIDYFLQNIIDPKQVDEVFLCGPEEMILSGRDAFVEAGVDNKKVHFELFYSATAEAKKVEHQNAVTDSDDTMSKLTIKLDASALIIDLGYHGETILDAALKNGADLPYACKGGVCATCKCKVEKGEVHMDINYSLELDEVEAGFVLSCQAHPRSEEVVVNFDIK